The following proteins come from a genomic window of Polyangiaceae bacterium:
- a CDS encoding LysR family transcriptional regulator has translation MNPAPLPQLQTFLAVARARSFSGAARELGVSRSAVSQAVRQLEEQLHVVLLTRTTRSVALTDAGRRLVEGAGPSMAHVLSALTEVSAQPGETVGRLRLSVPRAALGFVIEPVLPAFHERHPRIEVEVAVEDRFVDIVAEGHDAGVRLSEAIERDMVQVRLTDGFRFVVAGAPDYLAHHGAPERPEDLLHHDCITFRSQTTGALYAWELERGRKSWRIPVRGSVVTNDAELCAKLAERGLGLVYVPEPMIAAALEAGRLERVLERYAVKVPGFFLYYPAISRHSAPLRAFIEAAKQFAVRG, from the coding sequence GTGAATCCCGCTCCCCTTCCCCAGCTCCAGACGTTTCTGGCCGTCGCCCGGGCTCGGAGCTTCAGCGGAGCCGCCCGCGAGCTCGGAGTTTCTCGATCCGCGGTCAGCCAGGCCGTGCGGCAGCTCGAGGAGCAGCTCCATGTGGTGCTGCTCACCCGCACGACCCGCAGCGTTGCGCTGACGGACGCCGGGCGTCGGCTTGTCGAGGGCGCGGGCCCGTCGATGGCGCACGTGCTCTCCGCCCTCACGGAGGTGTCGGCCCAACCGGGGGAGACCGTCGGGCGCCTACGCCTGTCCGTACCCCGCGCGGCCCTGGGCTTCGTGATCGAGCCCGTGCTGCCGGCCTTTCACGAACGCCACCCGCGCATCGAGGTCGAGGTCGCCGTCGAGGATCGCTTCGTGGACATCGTGGCGGAGGGTCACGATGCCGGCGTTCGCCTGAGCGAGGCCATCGAGCGGGACATGGTTCAAGTGCGCCTCACCGATGGCTTTCGCTTCGTCGTTGCGGGCGCTCCCGACTATTTGGCGCACCACGGCGCGCCGGAGCGTCCCGAAGACCTACTGCACCACGACTGCATCACGTTCCGGTCCCAGACCACGGGAGCTCTCTATGCGTGGGAGCTCGAGCGCGGTCGAAAGAGCTGGCGCATTCCGGTCCGCGGCAGCGTGGTCACCAATGACGCCGAGCTGTGCGCCAAGCTTGCGGAGCGGGGTCTGGGGCTCGTCTACGTTCCGGAGCCCATGATCGCGGCAGCCCTGGAGGCGGGGCGCCTGGAGCGCGTGCTGGAACGCTACGCCGTGAAGGTCCCGGGCTTCTTCCTCTATTACCCTGCCATTTCGCGCCACTCCGCCCCGCTCCGGGCGTTCATCGAAGCCGCCAAGCAGTT
- a CDS encoding zinc-dependent alcohol dehydrogenase family protein has product MRGAVIHGPRDVRFEEREDPKIQKPTDAIIRMSVTCVCGSDLWPYRGFNPIEAPTPMGHEYCGIVEEVGRDVTSVKPGQFVIGSFFASDNTCPHCQAGYQTSCQHRELVGDAQAPILRVPLADGTLVATPEVPPDSMLPSLLASSDVFGTGWFAAVAAEVKPGMTVVVVGDGAVGLLAVLSAKQMGAERIIAMSRHESRQKLAREFGATDIVPERGDEGIARILELTRGVGADATLECVGTAQSMKQAVDCTRPGGTVGYVGVPHGVELNGTELFFKHVRLFGGPAPVRRFLPELIELVLSEKVAPGKVFDLTLPLEQVAEGYRAMDERRAIKTLLRP; this is encoded by the coding sequence ATGCGAGGAGCAGTCATCCACGGGCCGCGCGACGTGCGTTTCGAAGAGCGGGAGGACCCCAAGATCCAAAAGCCGACGGACGCCATCATCCGCATGTCGGTCACCTGCGTCTGTGGATCGGATCTGTGGCCGTACCGCGGCTTCAATCCGATCGAGGCACCGACCCCCATGGGTCACGAGTATTGCGGGATCGTGGAAGAGGTGGGCCGCGACGTCACGTCGGTGAAGCCGGGACAGTTCGTCATCGGCTCCTTCTTCGCCTCCGACAACACCTGCCCGCACTGCCAAGCTGGCTACCAGACGTCCTGCCAACACCGTGAGCTCGTCGGTGACGCCCAGGCGCCGATCCTTCGCGTGCCGCTGGCGGACGGCACGCTGGTGGCCACACCGGAAGTGCCGCCGGACAGCATGCTGCCGAGCCTGCTCGCTTCCTCCGACGTGTTTGGCACCGGCTGGTTTGCTGCCGTGGCCGCGGAGGTGAAGCCCGGCATGACGGTGGTGGTCGTCGGCGACGGCGCCGTGGGCTTGCTCGCCGTGCTCTCCGCCAAGCAAATGGGAGCGGAGCGCATCATCGCCATGAGCCGACACGAATCACGTCAGAAGCTGGCGCGGGAATTCGGCGCGACGGACATCGTGCCCGAGCGCGGCGACGAGGGCATCGCCCGCATTCTGGAGCTCACTCGTGGTGTAGGTGCGGATGCCACGCTCGAGTGCGTGGGTACGGCGCAGTCGATGAAACAAGCCGTCGACTGCACGCGTCCTGGTGGCACCGTGGGCTACGTGGGGGTTCCCCACGGCGTGGAGCTGAACGGGACGGAGCTGTTCTTCAAGCACGTGCGCTTGTTCGGCGGACCCGCGCCAGTGCGCCGCTTCCTGCCCGAGCTCATCGAGCTGGTGCTCTCGGAGAAGGTCGCCCCCGGCAAGGTCTTCGACCTCACGCTGCCGCTGGAGCAAGTCGCAGAGGGCTATCGAGCCATGGACGAACGGCGTGCCATCAAGACGCTGCTCCGGCCATGA
- a CDS encoding FAD-dependent monooxygenase, translating into MHEHAVVIAGGGPTGLMLAGELALARVDVAIVERRKTQELEGSRAGGLLARTLEVLDQRGIVERFLEEGRKVEAAPFAQGTLDISDLSTRHNYYLGLWQSRIEHILADWVGELSVPTYRGAEVTGFEQDDAGVGVLLSSGDRLRARYLVGCDGGRSLVRKQAGIDFPGWEASTSYLIVEASATEEPEWGIRRGEKGIYAVGKLGDGRLRAVLSELRMGVGEPTLEDVRETLVAVYGMDFGIVDPTWISRFTDMTRQAACYRAGRVLLAGDAAHVHSPVGGQGLNLGVQDAVNLGWKLAEVVDGSAPDSLLDSYHAERHAAAARVLRTTMALTALERGDARNEALRELVLELMQSDEARKRYTAKMSGLDIHYDLGEGHPLLGRRMPDLDLVDSGRVFTLLHDARPLLLDFGAALELGPWSDRVRHVRAHTTSAWDIPVIGAVAPPKAVLVRPDGYVAWVGEGTDAGLRAALTRWFGPTVDS; encoded by the coding sequence ATGCACGAACACGCGGTGGTGATTGCTGGCGGGGGCCCCACGGGGCTGATGTTGGCGGGGGAGCTCGCGCTTGCACGGGTCGACGTTGCCATCGTCGAGCGGCGCAAGACCCAGGAGCTCGAGGGCTCGCGCGCCGGCGGCTTGCTGGCGCGCACGCTGGAGGTGCTCGACCAGCGCGGAATCGTGGAGCGCTTTTTGGAGGAGGGGAGGAAGGTAGAGGCCGCTCCATTCGCGCAAGGCACCCTCGACATCAGCGACCTGTCGACCCGTCACAACTACTACCTCGGGCTGTGGCAGAGCCGCATCGAGCACATCTTGGCGGATTGGGTCGGCGAGCTGTCGGTGCCAACGTATCGCGGGGCGGAAGTCACGGGCTTCGAGCAGGACGATGCCGGCGTTGGCGTGCTGCTTTCATCCGGCGATCGATTGCGAGCTCGGTATCTCGTGGGCTGCGATGGCGGCCGGAGCCTCGTCCGCAAGCAGGCCGGCATCGACTTCCCAGGTTGGGAGGCATCCACCAGCTACCTGATCGTCGAAGCTTCGGCGACCGAGGAGCCGGAGTGGGGCATCCGCCGCGGCGAGAAGGGCATCTACGCCGTGGGAAAGCTGGGCGACGGTCGCCTCCGAGCGGTGCTGAGCGAGCTTCGGATGGGCGTGGGGGAGCCCACGTTGGAAGACGTCCGCGAAACCCTCGTCGCCGTGTATGGCATGGATTTCGGCATCGTCGATCCCACCTGGATCTCGCGCTTCACGGACATGACGCGACAGGCGGCTTGCTACCGCGCGGGCCGCGTGTTGCTCGCGGGCGACGCGGCGCACGTGCACTCCCCCGTTGGCGGCCAAGGGCTGAACCTCGGCGTGCAAGATGCCGTAAACCTCGGCTGGAAGCTCGCCGAGGTCGTTGACGGCAGCGCGCCGGACAGCCTGCTGGACAGCTACCACGCGGAACGACACGCGGCCGCGGCCCGAGTGCTGCGCACCACCATGGCGCTCACCGCCCTCGAGCGGGGCGACGCGCGCAACGAAGCCTTGCGAGAGCTCGTGCTCGAGCTGATGCAGAGCGACGAAGCCCGCAAGCGGTACACCGCGAAGATGTCGGGGCTCGACATCCACTACGACCTGGGAGAAGGCCATCCGCTGCTCGGGCGGCGCATGCCGGATCTCGACTTGGTCGACTCCGGGCGCGTGTTCACGCTGCTCCACGACGCCCGTCCGCTGCTGCTCGACTTCGGCGCCGCTCTCGAACTGGGACCTTGGTCCGATCGCGTCCGGCACGTCCGCGCACACACCACGAGCGCGTGGGACATCCCGGTGATCGGTGCGGTGGCGCCACCAAAGGCCGTCCTGGTTCGCCCCGATGGTTACGTCGCCTGGGTGGGCGAGGGCACGGACGCGGGGCTTCGCGCTGCGCTGACCCGCTGGTTCGGACCGACCGTCGATTCCTGA
- a CDS encoding dihydrofolate reductase family protein, giving the protein MGLLTFGLNVTLDGCIDHTQGIVDDELHDYWTQLMDDSGAMLFGRNTYELMEAAWPAVARDEKAPRAMREWAQKLEAKAKYVVSGSRSDFPWHNTFKVEGDLGEAVSALKAKTERGVLVGAPMLSAALEELGLIDEYRIVLHPVISGRGPTLFHGLSTARHLELLSTRRFDSGVQALHFRRKEG; this is encoded by the coding sequence ATGGGCCTCCTGACCTTCGGTCTCAACGTGACTTTGGACGGGTGCATCGATCACACCCAGGGGATCGTGGACGACGAGCTGCACGACTATTGGACGCAGCTCATGGATGACAGCGGGGCGATGCTCTTCGGACGCAACACCTACGAGCTGATGGAGGCAGCCTGGCCCGCGGTAGCACGCGACGAAAAGGCGCCGCGCGCGATGCGCGAGTGGGCACAGAAGCTCGAGGCCAAGGCGAAGTACGTCGTGTCGGGCTCGCGGAGCGACTTTCCGTGGCACAACACGTTCAAAGTGGAGGGTGATCTGGGCGAGGCAGTATCTGCGCTGAAAGCGAAGACCGAGCGCGGTGTCCTGGTCGGAGCGCCCATGCTCTCGGCTGCCCTCGAAGAGCTGGGACTCATCGACGAGTACCGTATCGTCCTTCATCCCGTCATCAGTGGCCGCGGGCCGACGTTGTTTCATGGCTTGTCAACGGCGCGGCATCTCGAGCTGCTCTCGACGCGGCGGTTCGACTCCGGCGTGCAGGCACTCCACTTCCGCCGCAAGGAGGGATGA
- a CDS encoding dienelactone hydrolase family protein translates to MCDDTTEAENEVYLEQKRLGRREFGIGAGAAAAALLTGCGPAPAPQGPKPPPAPPPGPTAAHPEPSTPPSDVTERKVEITTPDGTAEGFFVAKAGGKHPGVIVWPDVAGLREAYEKMATRLAKDGYAVLVVNQYYRSAKLPILKTFAEWRTDEGKAKITPMREALTSEGIARDGAAFAQWLDQQPEVDTARKLATTGYCMGGPFTFRTAAAAPDRVGAIGSFHGGGLVTKEPDSPHTLLSKMKAAALICIAQNDDERDPEAKTVLRKAADAAKLPAEIEVYPAQHGWCAIDSPVYAEAEAERAHSRLLALLEKHL, encoded by the coding sequence ATGTGTGACGACACGACCGAAGCAGAGAACGAAGTGTATTTGGAGCAGAAGCGGCTTGGACGGCGAGAATTCGGCATCGGGGCCGGCGCGGCGGCGGCGGCGCTGCTCACGGGCTGCGGTCCCGCACCGGCGCCGCAGGGCCCGAAGCCTCCCCCTGCCCCGCCACCCGGTCCCACCGCCGCCCATCCCGAGCCGAGCACGCCCCCGAGCGACGTCACGGAGCGCAAGGTCGAGATCACGACGCCGGACGGAACTGCGGAGGGCTTCTTCGTCGCGAAGGCGGGGGGCAAACACCCCGGAGTGATCGTGTGGCCGGACGTGGCCGGGCTCCGCGAAGCCTACGAGAAGATGGCGACGCGGCTGGCCAAGGACGGCTACGCAGTCCTCGTCGTCAATCAGTACTACCGCTCCGCCAAGCTGCCCATCTTGAAGACGTTCGCCGAGTGGCGCACGGACGAGGGCAAGGCGAAGATCACGCCCATGCGCGAAGCGCTCACCTCCGAGGGCATCGCTCGCGACGGCGCCGCCTTCGCCCAGTGGCTGGATCAGCAGCCCGAGGTGGACACGGCGCGCAAGCTCGCGACCACCGGGTACTGCATGGGCGGCCCGTTCACGTTCCGCACCGCAGCGGCAGCTCCGGATCGCGTGGGGGCCATCGGATCATTCCATGGCGGCGGCCTGGTGACGAAAGAGCCCGACAGCCCGCACACGCTGCTTTCCAAGATGAAGGCCGCGGCCCTCATCTGCATCGCGCAGAACGACGACGAGCGCGATCCCGAAGCCAAGACGGTCCTGAGAAAGGCCGCTGACGCCGCCAAGCTCCCGGCCGAGATCGAGGTCTACCCCGCGCAGCATGGCTGGTGCGCCATCGACTCCCCGGTGTACGCCGAAGCCGAGGCTGAACGCGCCCACTCGCGCCTGCTCGCGCTCCTCGAGAAGCACCTTTGA
- a CDS encoding DNA-binding protein — MAQLIVRNLEEELVEALKLRAARHGRSAEAEHRELLREVLLRRPSPSLKQHLLAMPSAGDDPDFEVKKPPARRAEL; from the coding sequence ATGGCTCAGCTGATCGTGCGGAACCTCGAAGAGGAGCTGGTCGAGGCGCTCAAGCTCCGGGCAGCACGGCACGGACGTTCCGCCGAGGCCGAGCATCGTGAGTTGCTGCGCGAGGTATTGCTCCGCCGGCCTTCCCCAAGCCTGAAGCAACACCTGCTGGCGATGCCCAGCGCCGGGGACGACCCTGACTTCGAGGTCAAGAAGCCACCTGCGCGACGCGCAGAGCTGTGA
- a CDS encoding SRPBCC family protein — MATVRKDIITKAQPEDVWDAIRDVGALHTRLVPGFVTHTRLEGGARVVTFASGMTVREPIVTLDEAARRLVWTIEGQHTTHYNGAVQVHAEPDGARVDFLPDQTRARIQAAMDAGCRAMEAALDRLAHASDE; from the coding sequence ATGGCAACAGTACGCAAAGACATCATCACGAAAGCGCAACCCGAGGACGTCTGGGATGCGATCCGCGACGTTGGGGCGCTGCACACGCGGCTGGTGCCGGGGTTCGTCACCCATACGCGACTCGAAGGGGGTGCGCGGGTCGTCACCTTTGCCTCCGGCATGACGGTCCGCGAGCCGATCGTAACGCTCGACGAGGCGGCGAGGCGCCTCGTATGGACGATCGAGGGCCAGCACACGACGCACTACAACGGCGCCGTCCAGGTTCACGCGGAACCAGACGGCGCACGCGTGGACTTTCTCCCGGACCAGACCAGGGCCCGGATCCAGGCCGCGATGGACGCCGGCTGCCGCGCTATGGAAGCCGCCCTCGATCGCCTGGCACACGCTTCGGACGAGTGA
- a CDS encoding VOC family protein, giving the protein MIDHVSIGVRDLGRAKAFYDAALEPLGFHCVSQDDSSLGYGGESASFWVIASEAPPSANPSSGLHICLSATNRRSVDAFHAAALARGGRDNGHPGLRSDCGPNRLEACCNAGK; this is encoded by the coding sequence ATGATCGACCACGTTTCTATCGGAGTACGCGACCTGGGCCGGGCCAAGGCCTTCTACGATGCAGCACTGGAGCCCCTCGGATTCCATTGCGTCAGCCAGGACGACTCGTCCCTCGGCTATGGAGGAGAGAGCGCATCTTTCTGGGTGATCGCCAGCGAGGCGCCGCCGTCCGCGAATCCCTCGTCGGGCCTCCACATCTGCCTTTCCGCCACGAATCGCCGGAGCGTCGATGCTTTCCATGCCGCCGCCCTTGCGCGCGGGGGTCGCGACAACGGCCATCCCGGCCTGCGCTCCGACTGCGGGCCCAACCGGCTTGAAGCGTGCTGCAACGCCGGCAAGTGA
- a CDS encoding helix-turn-helix transcriptional regulator produces MTAETTTLRAESLASGHGWSVLDVVCTAGPHNRPFEERHQTFSLSLVVDGTFQYRSRHGSVLLAPGAVLLGNVGDCFECGHEHGTGDRCLSVQFDPGYWEDLVAAVAGARTTRFDAPRVPPAPALLASVASLCTARAVGGSALEEAALEFAASVLRTAGGLRGVGRGASPRDERRITEAVRSIADKAHDLECADLSLGSLARKAGMTPYHFLRTFRSVVGMTPYQYILHTRMTRAAARLRSSADSISDIAYEAGFNDLSTFNRRFRRLLGASPGRYRERAKGAASLPAAEERRAGSCGVARLRPRNP; encoded by the coding sequence ATGACGGCCGAAACGACGACTCTTCGCGCGGAGTCCTTGGCGTCGGGCCACGGCTGGAGCGTATTGGATGTTGTCTGCACGGCGGGCCCGCACAACCGCCCGTTCGAGGAGAGACACCAGACGTTTTCGCTCTCGCTGGTCGTGGACGGAACCTTCCAGTACAGGTCGCGACACGGATCAGTCCTTCTTGCCCCCGGCGCGGTGCTGCTTGGCAACGTGGGCGACTGTTTCGAGTGTGGGCACGAGCACGGAACGGGAGATCGCTGCCTCTCCGTCCAGTTTGACCCTGGCTACTGGGAGGACCTGGTGGCCGCCGTGGCCGGTGCCCGAACGACTCGCTTCGACGCTCCGCGCGTTCCACCCGCGCCGGCCCTGCTCGCGTCGGTGGCGTCGCTCTGTACGGCGCGGGCGGTCGGTGGATCCGCGCTCGAGGAGGCGGCTCTCGAGTTTGCAGCCTCGGTGCTGCGCACGGCCGGCGGGCTACGGGGCGTCGGGCGCGGCGCCAGTCCTCGCGATGAGCGCCGCATCACGGAAGCCGTGCGTTCCATTGCGGACAAGGCGCACGACCTGGAATGCGCCGACCTTTCCCTGGGCTCGCTCGCGCGAAAGGCCGGCATGACGCCCTATCATTTCCTGCGTACGTTCCGGAGTGTCGTGGGGATGACGCCCTACCAGTACATCCTGCACACGCGAATGACCCGTGCGGCCGCGCGCCTGCGCTCGTCCGCCGACTCCATCTCGGACATCGCCTACGAAGCTGGCTTCAACGATCTTTCCACGTTCAATCGCCGGTTCCGACGCCTCCTTGGGGCGAGTCCGGGGCGGTATCGTGAACGAGCCAAGGGCGCCGCATCATTGCCAGCGGCGGAGGAGAGACGGGCTGGAAGCTGCGGCGTCGCGCGGCTCCGTCCACGAAACCCGTGA
- a CDS encoding MerR family transcriptional regulator, whose product MGEIAKATGKTVRAIHLYEDMGLLRPQDRSKGRYRLFGTDSLVRVRWITKLQSLGLSLSEIQEVVREQEGAATAMFAAARLREVYLEKLAEARAKLEELQSLERELEESLAYLDACDSHCEPQIPTQGCSNCERHDRPTTAPDLVAGAQAQAH is encoded by the coding sequence GTGGGGGAGATCGCCAAGGCCACGGGCAAGACGGTGCGCGCCATCCACCTGTATGAGGACATGGGGCTGCTCCGCCCGCAGGATCGCTCCAAGGGGCGCTACCGCTTGTTCGGTACGGACTCGCTGGTGCGCGTGCGCTGGATCACGAAGCTGCAAAGCCTCGGGCTCTCGCTCTCGGAAATCCAAGAAGTGGTGCGCGAGCAAGAGGGTGCTGCGACGGCGATGTTCGCGGCGGCGCGCTTGCGCGAGGTGTACCTGGAGAAGCTCGCCGAAGCGCGGGCAAAGCTCGAAGAGCTGCAGTCCCTCGAGCGCGAGCTGGAAGAGAGCCTCGCCTATCTGGACGCGTGTGATTCGCACTGCGAGCCGCAGATCCCCACCCAAGGCTGCTCCAACTGCGAGCGCCACGACAGACCCACCACCGCTCCGGACTTGGTTGCCGGGGCCCAAGCCCAAGCCCACTAG
- a CDS encoding IscS subfamily cysteine desulfurase: MALKLPVYMDYHATTPVDPRVLEAMLPYFTQDFGNAASRTHRFGWEAEAAVDDARDTLAAFIGADSSKEIVFTSGATESDNLAIKGVAEYYQSRGNHIITTQIEHKAVLDSCKRLEKQGYQVTYLAVGKDGIVDPDDVKNAITDKTILVTVMLANNEVGTIQPIAEIGKITRERGILLHCDAVQGVGKTPFNVKEMNVDLASITAHKIYGPKGVGALYVRRSKPRVRLVAQMDGGGHERGMRSGTLNVPGIVGFAKAARILIDEGAEDAARIKKLRDSLQQKIEKELDMVVLNGHPEKRLVGNLNLSFSFVEGEGLMMAIKDVAVSSGSACTSASLEPSYVLRSMGLDEDLAHSSIRFGLGRFNTEEEVDFVADLVVSKVKKLRDMSPLYEMYKDGVDIKSIQWAAH, encoded by the coding sequence ATGGCCCTCAAGCTTCCCGTTTACATGGATTACCACGCCACCACGCCGGTCGACCCGCGCGTGCTGGAGGCGATGCTGCCGTATTTCACGCAGGACTTCGGCAACGCGGCGAGCCGCACGCATCGCTTTGGCTGGGAAGCGGAAGCCGCGGTGGACGACGCTCGAGATACGCTGGCAGCGTTCATCGGCGCGGATTCCAGCAAGGAAATCGTGTTCACCTCCGGTGCCACGGAGAGCGACAACCTCGCGATCAAGGGTGTTGCCGAGTACTACCAGAGCCGCGGCAATCACATCATCACCACGCAGATCGAGCACAAGGCCGTGCTGGATTCGTGCAAGCGCCTGGAGAAGCAGGGCTATCAGGTCACCTACCTGGCCGTGGGCAAGGACGGCATCGTCGATCCGGACGACGTGAAGAACGCCATCACGGACAAGACCATCCTGGTGACCGTGATGCTCGCCAACAACGAGGTGGGCACCATTCAGCCCATCGCCGAGATTGGCAAGATCACGCGGGAGCGCGGCATCCTGTTGCACTGCGACGCGGTGCAGGGCGTGGGCAAGACGCCGTTCAACGTCAAAGAGATGAACGTGGACCTGGCGTCCATCACGGCGCACAAGATCTACGGACCCAAAGGCGTGGGGGCGCTGTACGTGCGCCGCAGCAAGCCGCGCGTGCGGCTGGTGGCGCAGATGGACGGCGGTGGCCACGAGCGCGGCATGCGCTCCGGCACGCTCAACGTGCCCGGCATCGTGGGTTTCGCCAAGGCTGCGCGGATCCTGATCGACGAAGGCGCGGAAGATGCCGCCCGCATCAAGAAGCTGCGCGACAGCCTGCAGCAGAAGATCGAAAAGGAGCTCGACATGGTCGTGCTCAACGGCCACCCGGAAAAGCGCTTGGTCGGGAACCTGAACCTCTCGTTCTCTTTCGTGGAGGGCGAGGGCCTGATGATGGCCATCAAAGACGTAGCCGTTTCCAGCGGCTCCGCCTGCACCAGCGCCAGCCTGGAGCCCAGCTACGTGCTGCGCTCCATGGGGCTGGACGAAGACCTGGCGCACTCCAGCATTCGCTTCGGCCTCGGTCGCTTCAACACCGAAGAAGAAGTGGATTTCGTGGCGGACCTCGTCGTCTCCAAGGTGAAGAAGCTCCGCGACATGTCGCCCCTGTACGAGATGTACAAGGACGGCGTCGACATCAAGTCCATTCAGTGGGCAGCACACTGA
- the iscU gene encoding Fe-S cluster assembly scaffold IscU, with product MAYSNKVIEHYENPKNVGTLDKEDPSVGTGLVGAPACGDVMRLQIKVSEDGVIEDAKFKTFGCGSAIASSSLATEWIKGKNVDEAEQIKNSQIAEELSLPPVKIHCSVLAEDAIKSAIEDYRKKKAAREALAQPEAAGESAQT from the coding sequence ATGGCGTACAGCAACAAGGTCATCGAGCACTACGAGAACCCGAAGAACGTCGGCACGCTCGACAAGGAAGACCCTTCGGTGGGCACGGGGCTCGTGGGAGCGCCGGCTTGCGGCGACGTCATGCGCTTGCAGATCAAGGTCAGTGAAGATGGCGTGATCGAAGACGCCAAGTTCAAGACCTTCGGCTGCGGCTCGGCCATCGCGTCTTCTTCCCTGGCCACGGAGTGGATCAAGGGCAAGAACGTGGACGAGGCGGAGCAGATCAAGAACAGCCAGATTGCCGAAGAGCTGAGCCTGCCGCCGGTGAAGATCCACTGCTCCGTGTTGGCGGAAGACGCCATCAAGAGCGCAATCGAGGATTACCGCAAGAAGAAGGCCGCCCGCGAAGCACTGGCGCAGCCCGAGGCCGCTGGAGAGTCCGCCCAGACCTGA
- a CDS encoding iron-sulfur cluster assembly accessory protein, protein MEAATVTTETREPQIPADKLGMRISDGAVAFAKEKLAKRGTPDAAIRLGIKGGGCSGFSYVIQFEDDPPRERDRVYDIEGVRFIVDKKSLIYLAGSLLDYERTLMFQGFKFRNPNEASSCGCGHSFTVK, encoded by the coding sequence ATGGAAGCAGCCACCGTGACCACCGAAACCCGAGAGCCCCAGATCCCCGCCGACAAGCTCGGCATGCGCATCAGCGATGGTGCCGTCGCGTTTGCGAAGGAGAAGCTCGCCAAGCGGGGCACGCCCGATGCGGCGATTCGCTTGGGTATCAAGGGCGGCGGCTGTTCCGGCTTCAGCTACGTGATTCAGTTCGAGGATGATCCGCCGCGCGAGCGCGATCGCGTGTACGACATCGAAGGCGTGCGCTTCATCGTGGACAAGAAGAGCCTGATTTACCTCGCCGGCTCCTTGCTCGACTACGAGCGCACGTTGATGTTCCAGGGTTTCAAGTTCCGGAACCCGAACGAAGCCTCGAGCTGCGGCTGCGGCCACTCCTTCACCGTGAAGTGA
- the hscB gene encoding Fe-S protein assembly co-chaperone HscB, which translates to MSDPFSTLGVEPAFDLDLAVLERRHRELSRELHPDRYVGRPAGERRQALGRAIEVNEAWRVLKDPIRRAEALLTLSGTPVGETNEPKPDPELLMDMMEQRESLAEARQKRDPALLEKLAGTMRDRFQKTEQSLGTALAAKDAAAAVRQLGELRYLRRFLDEAAAIEDEIF; encoded by the coding sequence GTGAGCGACCCGTTTTCCACCCTCGGGGTCGAACCGGCGTTCGATCTCGATCTCGCCGTGCTCGAACGGCGGCACCGGGAGCTTTCGCGCGAGCTTCACCCGGACCGCTACGTCGGAAGACCGGCGGGCGAGCGGCGACAAGCGCTCGGGCGCGCGATAGAGGTGAACGAAGCCTGGCGCGTGCTCAAAGACCCCATTCGCCGTGCGGAAGCGCTGCTCACGCTCAGCGGCACGCCGGTGGGAGAGACGAACGAGCCCAAGCCGGATCCCGAGCTGCTGATGGACATGATGGAGCAGCGCGAGAGCCTGGCGGAGGCGCGCCAGAAGCGCGACCCCGCGCTGTTGGAGAAGCTCGCCGGCACCATGCGCGATCGCTTTCAGAAGACGGAGCAGTCGCTCGGGACCGCCCTGGCCGCCAAGGATGCCGCCGCGGCCGTGCGCCAGCTGGGCGAGCTCCGCTACCTGCGGCGCTTCTTGGATGAAGCGGCCGCCATCGAGGACGAGATTTTCTGA